A genomic stretch from Lathyrus oleraceus cultivar Zhongwan6 chromosome 2, CAAS_Psat_ZW6_1.0, whole genome shotgun sequence includes:
- the LOC127121138 gene encoding uncharacterized protein LOC127121138, producing MHDHEKINLFSLHTFLSLGQTHHTQYPSQLFLISIIFTHWKLKLSMMLLIQSDIHYHRGTENRIAERPEVNFLEWCWFLLLLFFQEWRRPKSLEEYSPICLVSSVYKILSKILVGEIEASGG from the exons ATGCATGATCATGAGAAAATTAATTTGTTCTCTTTGCATACATTCCTCTCTCTCGGCCAAACACACCATACACAATACCCTTCACAATTATTTCTCATCTCCATCATTTTCACACATTGGAAACTTAAACTTAG CATGATGTTGCTGATTCAGAGTGATATTCATTATCATCGTGGAACAGAAAACAGAATTGCAGAGAGGCCAGAG GTAAACTTCCTAGAGTGGTGTTGGTTTCTTTTATTGCTCTTTTTTCAAGAATGGAGACGTCCCAAATCTTTGGAAGAATACAGCCCTATTTGTCTAGTTTCTAGTGTGTATAAGATCCTTTCTAAGATATTGGTGGGGGAGATTGAAGCAAGTGGTGGATAG